The Candidatus Methylomirabilota bacterium genome segment CGCCCTTCTTCGACCTGTGGGCGTCCGCGGCGATCGGGGAAATCATCAGCGCGCTGCACGAGAGGCTGGTGGCTGGGGAGAAGTGAGCGGCGCGCCGAGCGTCGAGACCATCGAGGACCCCGAGGATCCGCGCCTCGCCGACTACCGCGAGATCCGCGACGCGGAGCGGCGGCGGCGCGACGGCACCTTCATCGCCGAGGGGCGCCAGGTGGTGCGCCGCCTTCTCAGCGCGGGCCGCTACCGCGTGCGCTCCGCGCTGGTGACGCCGCCCGCGCTCCACGCGCTCGGAGAGGCGCTCGGCGCCGCGGGGGTCCCGACCTACCTGCTTCGTCAGGAGGTTGTGGAGGCCGTGGTGGGCATGGAGTTCCATCACGGCTGTCTCGCCGCCGGCGAGCGCGGCGCCGAGCCCACGGCGGAAGCCGTCCTCGCCGAGACGCGGAGCGAGCGGCTCGTCGTCCTGGAGGGGCTTGGCGACTCGAGCAATGTCGGCGCGCTCTTCCGCAATGCGCTGGCCTTCGGCGTGGGCGCCGTATTCCTTGCCCCCGGCACCGCCGACCCGCTCTACCGCAAGGCCATCCGCGTTTCGTCGGGCGCGACCGTGGCCCTGCCCTTCGCGCGGCTTGCCGACTGGCCGCGGGACCTCGAGCGGCTGCGCGACGCCGGCTACACGGTGTTGGCGCTGACGCCCCGGGCGGAGGCCGTGGACATTGGTGAGCTGGGCGACGGGGGCGAGCTGGGCGCCGGGCGCCCGCTGCCCGCGCGGCTCGCCTTGCTCCTCGGCACCGAAAGCCGCGGGCTCAGCGCGGAAGCCCTCGCGGCGGCTGACCTGCACGTCCGCATCCCGATGGCGCCCGAGATGGACTCGCTCAACGTGGCAGCCGCCGGAGCCGTCGCGCTTCACTGGCTGAGCCGGATCGAATCCAATGCCTCAGCCGCACGTAGGCGACGAAAGTGAGAGGGCGCCGCCGGCCACGTCAGGCCTGCTTGGCTTCCAGCTCCGCCCAGCGGGTGTAGAGCCGGGCGACCTCGGCGCGAGCGGCCTCGAGCGCCGCGTAGCGGGCCTGTAGCGCCGCCGGGTCGGCGGCGATGCCCGGGTCCTCCGCAGCCTGGCGGCATACCTCGGCCGCGGTCTCCGCGTCGAGGATGGCCCGCTCCATGCCGTCCCACTCGCGCAGCTCGAGGTATCCGAGGCGCTTCGTCCGCGGGCGCGACGGCAGCGCGGCCGGTGCGCCCGCCTGGGCGCGCTGCGACGGCGAGCGCGCGGCGCTGGCGGCTTCCCACTGCGCGTAGTCGGCGTAGGTCTCGGCGCCGCCCTCGCCGTCGAGCGCCAGGATCACGGTGGAAACGCGTTCGAGCATGAAGCGGTCGTGGGTGACGAGCACGAGGCCGCCGTCGAACTCCGCGAGGCTGTCCTCGAGGACCTCGAGCGTCGGGATGTCGAGGTCGTTCGTCGGTTCGTCCAGGATCAGCAGGTCGGCGGGCTCGCACATCACGCGGGCGATGAGGATCCGGGCCTGCTCGCCGCCCGACAGGCGGCCGACGGGCATTTCGAGCTGCTCGGGGCGGAAGAGAAAACGCTTGGCCCACGAGGCGACGTGGACGCTCCGGCTCTTCCAGGTGACGGCGTCGCCGTCGGGCGCCAGCGCGCGGCGCAGCGATTGCGCGGGGTCGAGGCCCGCCCTGTGCTGCTCGAAGCGGACGAGGCGGAGGCCGTCGGCGCGCTCGATGACGCCGGCATCCGGGGCAAGCGTGCCCGCGAGCAGGTTCAGCAGCGTCGTCTTGCCGCTGCCGTTCGGGCCCATGAGGCCGACGCGCGTGCCGGGCGTGAGCGTGAGGTCGAGGCCGCGGATACGCTCGCGGCCCCCGAGCGATTTGGACAGACCGCGCACGGCGATCAGCCGGCGGGTCCGGCGCTGCGAGGAGGTAATGTCGATCCCCGGGGTGCCGACGGCGGCGCGCGTCCGGACGTCGCCGAGCTCCGCGATGAGCCGGCCCGCCTCCTTGATGCGCCCCTTCGCCTTGGTGGAGCGCGCCTTGGCGCCGCGGCGGAGCCACTCGATCTCGCGCCGGACGATGTTGGCGAGCGATTCCTCATAGGCGGCCTGCCCGCGGAGAAAGTCGTCCCGGCGGGCGAGAAAGTCGCTGTACCGCCCATCTGTCTGGAAGAGGCCGGCAGGATAGGCGCGGTTCAGCTCCAGCATGCGCGTGGCTACATGCTCCAGGAAGTACCGGTCGTGGCTGACGACGACGACGGCGCGGACCCGCTCGGCGAGGACGCCCTCGAGCCAGAGGATGCCTTCCACGTCGAGGTGGTTGGTGGGCTCGTCCATCAGCAGCACGTCGGGGGTGGCAGCCAACGCGCGCGCGATCGCGAGGCGCTTCTTCCAGCCGCCGGACAGCGCGTCGACCTCCGCGCGCCCGTCGGCGAAGCCGGCGCGGCCCAGTGCCTGCGCGATGCGGCCCGGCCGCTCGCCCTCGTCCACTCCTGTCAGGGCCTCGGCGATGACTTCCTCGACGGTGACGCCCGGCGGAAGGACCGGGTCCTGGGGCACGTAGCCGACGCGCACGCCGCCGCGCACGGAGCGCGTGCCGCGGTCGGCCGGCTCCAGCCCCGCCAGGATCTTGAGGAGAGTGGACTTGCCTGAGCCATTGGGACCCACGAGACCGGCCTGGTCGCCTTCGAAGAGCCCGAATGACAGCTCTTCGAAGAGCGACCGGGTCCCGTAGGCCTTGCTGACCGCCTCACAGCTGAGGAGCAGCGACCGGGTCATCCGGCGCTACTTCTTCTTCTTCGGCTTCTTCTTTTCCTTCCGCATGCTCGAGCCCTTGGCCATGTGCTCACCCCCCTTCGTCGGGTGATTATACCGTGCGGCTTCCGATACTTGCCACGCCCAGTTGACGGAACAAGGGAGCTCAGTCCACTATCGTGCCCCATGGGGAACCATCGTGAATCGATGAGGAGGGCCGATGCCTGTCACGCGATTTGAGGTGACCCAGCGGCGTCCGCTCGCCGGCGGACGCGCGTTCGGCGACGTGGGCCGCTACGAGGAGCTGGCGGGCAGGCTCCACCTCGCGGTCGATCCGCAGCACGCGGCGAATCGCGCCATCACCGACGTCGCGCTGGCGCCGCGGGATGCGGCCGGGCGCGTCGCCTTCGCTGCCGACGTCTCGATCTTGCTGCCCGTCGATCGCGCGGTGATGACCGGCAGGTTCCTCGTGGACGTCGTGAATCGCGGCAACACGGTCGCCGTCCCGAACTTCAACCACGCCACGCGCCCGGCGGCAGGACCAGGCGGCGACCCGAATCCGCCTGTCGACGCCGGCGACGGCTGGCTTATGCGGCGCGGCTGGGTCGTCGTCTCGTGCGGCTGGCAGTGCGACCTTCCGCCCGAGGTGCCGGGCCTCCTGCGGCTCGAGGCTCCGGAAGCGCTCGGCCCCGACGGCCGGCGGCTCACCGGGCGCGTCTACGTCCAGCTCCAGGCGCCGGTGGACGTGGCCGATTTCCTGCTCTCGGACCGCGGCCACGATGCATACGAAGCGGCGGATCTCGACGAGCCCGGCGCCGTCCTCGTGGTGCGCGACCAGCCCGATGGCCCGGCGGAGGTGATCCCGCGAAACCACTGGCGCTTCTCCCGAGTAGACGGCGAGCGCGTCATCCCCGACGCCCGCCACATCTATCTGGGCGGCGGCTTCGCCAAGGGCCGGATCTACCAGCTCGCGTACACCGCCGTCGGCGCCCGCGTGCTCGGCCTCGGGATGGCGGCGCTGCGCGACTGCGCCGCGTGGCTCAAGCACGGGAGCGCGGCCGAGGGCAACCCCGCGGCGGGCGGGCTTCGTCACGGCTTTGCTTACGGCCGCTCGCAGACAGGACGCCTCCTGCGCACGATGATCCATCACGATCTGAACGTCGACGAGGCGGGCCGGCGCGCGCTCGACGGCATCATCGCCAACGTGGCCGGCGGGATGCTCGGCGAGTTCAACGACCGCTTCGGCCAGAACTCGAAAGACCGGCCGGCGATGATGGCCCACTTCGAGCCGTTCCAGGTGGAGCCGCGCGGCGGTCTGAAAGCCTTCTACACGAACACCTCGTTCGAGTACCACCGCGGCGACGCCTCGCTGATCCACACCGAACCCGCCGGTACGCGCGACGTCGAGCACGGTCCCGACGTGCGCGTCTACCATTTCGCCGGCACTGAGCACGGCCTCGGTGTCTGGCCGCCCGCCGACGCGCAGGCGGTCGCGGCGGATCCGCGCGGATGGATCGAGCGCGCGCAGCACCTCCGCGGGGTCGTGAACTACGGCCGGCTCCTCCGCGCGTGCCTCGTGAACCTCGACCGGTGGGTGACGCAGGGTGTCCCGCCGCCGCCCGGCCGTCATCCGCGCGTCGGCGACGGCACCGCCGTCGATCCCGCGACGCTCTTGCCGGTGTTCGCGCGGATCCCCGGCGCCCGCTATCCCGGCCACTGCGCCCGGCCGCAGCGCCAGGACTTCTCGACGCTGCCGCCGCGGCCGGGCCCCGCCTACGGCACGCGCGTGAGCGCGGTGGATGACGACGGCAACGAGCGCGCGGGCATCGCCGTGCCCGAGCTCACCGTGCCGCTCGCCACGCATACCGGCTGGAATCTCCGCCATCCCGACAGCGGAGGCGCCGAGCAGCTCCTCTACTTCGCCGGTGCGACGCTGCCCTTCGCGGCGACGCGCGCGGAGCGCGAGGCGGCCGGCGATCGGCGCCTCTCGATCACCGAGCGCTACCGCTCGCGCGAGGACTACCTGGCCCGCGTGGGCGCGGCCGCGCGAGCGCTCGCCGCCGAAGGCTACCTCCTCGAGGAGGACGTCGAGACCTCGCTCGCGTTCGGAGCGCGGATGTGGGACGCCTGGACCCCGAAGGCCTGACCGGCATTCAAGGGAGGCAGCGACATGGGTCTGCTCGACGGAAAGGTAGCGATCATCACCGGCGCGTCCAAGGGCATCGGGCGCGCCTTGAGCCTGCGCTTCGCGCGTGAAGGCGCCGCCGTGGTGTGCGCGGCGCGCTCAGCCGACCTCGTGAAGGAGACGGCGGCGCAGGTAAAGGCCGCGGGCGGCCGCGCGATCGCTGTGGTGTGCGACGCTTCGCACGAGGACGAGGTCCGCCGTCTGGTGGCCGCAGGCGTGAAGGAGTTCGGCAAGGTCGACACCCTCGTCAACAACGCGGGCGACGGCGGCGTGACCAAGCCGGTGCAGGACTACTCGATGGAGGACTGGCGCTACACCATCGACTCCTGCCTCACCAGCTCCTACCTCTGCACGCGCTTCGTCGTGCCCGAGATGATCAAGGCCGGCGGCGGCGCTATCGTGAACATTTCCTCCGGCGCCGGCCGCCGCGGATTGCCCTATCGCATCGGCTACTGCTCGGCCAAGGCGGGCCAGGTCGGCATGACGTTCGGCATGGCCCTCGAGCTGGCGCCGCACAATATCCGCGTCAACTGCGTCGCCCCCGGAGCCGTGGAGGGCGACCGCATCGACCGCGTCATAGCCGGCCAGGCCCAGGTGCGCGGCATCTCCGTGGAGCAGATGCGGGCCGCCATGATCGAGCGGTCGCCGCTCAAGCGCATGGTCACGGCGGACGACATCGTGGACGCGACGGTCTTCTTCTGCAGCGACATGACGCGAAGCGTGTCGGGCCAGGTCCTCGCCGTCAACGCGGGCGAGCCGGCCGGGTGAGCCCGGCGCCGCTCAGCGCGCGCGGCGCAGGACGAGGAAGTACTGGTGCGGCAGGAGCGGGCGATCGGCCACCAGGCGCAGCCCCGCGCGCCGCGCGTCGCGCAGGAAGCGCGCGCGGGGGATGCGGCGCCTCGGCGGCGGGCCGAACTCCGTCTCTTCGTCCCAGTCGATGTTCACGACGCGGGCGTTCTTCGGCAGCTCCGCGACCAGCCGGCGCAGGAACGCGACGCGCCCGTGCATGTGGTGGTAGGCGTTGATGAGCACGGCCACGTCACAGCGGCCGCGCGGCAGGAGCGGGTCGTCGTGGCGGCTCAGCACCGGCGTGACATTTCGCGCGCCTGTGCGCGCGAGTCGACGGCGCAGCACGTCCAGCACGGCCGCCTCGGGATCGACCGCGTAGACGTGACCGGACGGGCCCACCGCGCGCGCCAGCCGCGGGGTGAAGTAGCCCGGGCCCGAGCCGATCTCCGCCACGACCTGGCCGCGGCGCAGCCCGAGCGCCCGTACGAGGACGGCGGGCTTCTGCCAGGTCGCC includes the following:
- a CDS encoding RNA methyltransferase produces the protein MSGAPSVETIEDPEDPRLADYREIRDAERRRRDGTFIAEGRQVVRRLLSAGRYRVRSALVTPPALHALGEALGAAGVPTYLLRQEVVEAVVGMEFHHGCLAAGERGAEPTAEAVLAETRSERLVVLEGLGDSSNVGALFRNALAFGVGAVFLAPGTADPLYRKAIRVSSGATVALPFARLADWPRDLERLRDAGYTVLALTPRAEAVDIGELGDGGELGAGRPLPARLALLLGTESRGLSAEALAAADLHVRIPMAPEMDSLNVAAAGAVALHWLSRIESNASAARRRRK
- a CDS encoding SDR family NAD(P)-dependent oxidoreductase; protein product: MGLLDGKVAIITGASKGIGRALSLRFAREGAAVVCAARSADLVKETAAQVKAAGGRAIAVVCDASHEDEVRRLVAAGVKEFGKVDTLVNNAGDGGVTKPVQDYSMEDWRYTIDSCLTSSYLCTRFVVPEMIKAGGGAIVNISSGAGRRGLPYRIGYCSAKAGQVGMTFGMALELAPHNIRVNCVAPGAVEGDRIDRVIAGQAQVRGISVEQMRAAMIERSPLKRMVTADDIVDATVFFCSDMTRSVSGQVLAVNAGEPAG
- a CDS encoding alpha/beta hydrolase domain-containing protein, with protein sequence MPVTRFEVTQRRPLAGGRAFGDVGRYEELAGRLHLAVDPQHAANRAITDVALAPRDAAGRVAFAADVSILLPVDRAVMTGRFLVDVVNRGNTVAVPNFNHATRPAAGPGGDPNPPVDAGDGWLMRRGWVVVSCGWQCDLPPEVPGLLRLEAPEALGPDGRRLTGRVYVQLQAPVDVADFLLSDRGHDAYEAADLDEPGAVLVVRDQPDGPAEVIPRNHWRFSRVDGERVIPDARHIYLGGGFAKGRIYQLAYTAVGARVLGLGMAALRDCAAWLKHGSAAEGNPAAGGLRHGFAYGRSQTGRLLRTMIHHDLNVDEAGRRALDGIIANVAGGMLGEFNDRFGQNSKDRPAMMAHFEPFQVEPRGGLKAFYTNTSFEYHRGDASLIHTEPAGTRDVEHGPDVRVYHFAGTEHGLGVWPPADAQAVAADPRGWIERAQHLRGVVNYGRLLRACLVNLDRWVTQGVPPPPGRHPRVGDGTAVDPATLLPVFARIPGARYPGHCARPQRQDFSTLPPRPGPAYGTRVSAVDDDGNERAGIAVPELTVPLATHTGWNLRHPDSGGAEQLLYFAGATLPFAATRAEREAAGDRRLSITERYRSREDYLARVGAAARALAAEGYLLEEDVETSLAFGARMWDAWTPKA
- a CDS encoding class I SAM-dependent methyltransferase; translated protein: MTPKELAGALRRQLNPRRATWQKPAVLVRALGLRRGQVVAEIGSGPGYFTPRLARAVGPSGHVYAVDPEAAVLDVLRRRLARTGARNVTPVLSRHDDPLLPRGRCDVAVLINAYHHMHGRVAFLRRLVAELPKNARVVNIDWDEETEFGPPPRRRIPRARFLRDARRAGLRLVADRPLLPHQYFLVLRRAR
- a CDS encoding ABC-F family ATP-binding cassette domain-containing protein — translated: MTRSLLLSCEAVSKAYGTRSLFEELSFGLFEGDQAGLVGPNGSGKSTLLKILAGLEPADRGTRSVRGGVRVGYVPQDPVLPPGVTVEEVIAEALTGVDEGERPGRIAQALGRAGFADGRAEVDALSGGWKKRLAIARALAATPDVLLMDEPTNHLDVEGILWLEGVLAERVRAVVVVSHDRYFLEHVATRMLELNRAYPAGLFQTDGRYSDFLARRDDFLRGQAAYEESLANIVRREIEWLRRGAKARSTKAKGRIKEAGRLIAELGDVRTRAAVGTPGIDITSSQRRTRRLIAVRGLSKSLGGRERIRGLDLTLTPGTRVGLMGPNGSGKTTLLNLLAGTLAPDAGVIERADGLRLVRFEQHRAGLDPAQSLRRALAPDGDAVTWKSRSVHVASWAKRFLFRPEQLEMPVGRLSGGEQARILIARVMCEPADLLILDEPTNDLDIPTLEVLEDSLAEFDGGLVLVTHDRFMLERVSTVILALDGEGGAETYADYAQWEAASAARSPSQRAQAGAPAALPSRPRTKRLGYLELREWDGMERAILDAETAAEVCRQAAEDPGIAADPAALQARYAALEAARAEVARLYTRWAELEAKQA